GCCGCAGACGTAGATACCGGCCGAGCCGCTCGTGCGCGGCTCGAAAGGTTCGACGCTCCTCGTCAGGCTGTTATAGAGCCGAAGTGCCATGCTGCCCTTCGGTGGTACGGATCCGCGCCTCGAGCGCATCGATCCGCGCGGTGAGCGCCGCGATGTCTTCGACCTCCGGATCCGGCATGTCGACTTGCGGTATGATCGGTTCCGCGACTCGTTTTCCGTCTTGCATGACGACGCGGCCGGGCACGCCGACGACGGTCGAATCCGAAGCGACCGATTTCACGACGACCGCGCCTGCGGCGATCTTCGAGCGCGCGCCGATGACGATCGCGCCGATGATCTTCGCCCCCGCACCGCAGACGACTCCGTCTTCAAGCGTCGGATGACGCTTGCCGCGCTGCAAGCTCGTGCCGCCGAGCGTCACGCCTTGGTAGAGCGTGCAATCGCGTCCGATCTCAGCGGTTTCGCCGATGACGACGCCCATGCCGTGATCGATGAAGAGACCCGACGCGATCTCGGCGCCCGGATGGATCTCGATGCCGGTGAAAAACCGCGTCCACTGCGACATGACGCGAGGCAGTACGGGAACGCCTAAACGGTAGAGCGGATGCGTCAAGCGGTGCCAGAAGATCGCGTGGAAACCGGAATAGCACAGGAGCACTTCCAGCCAGTTGCGCGCGGCCGGGTCGCGTTCGAAACAAGCGCGCCAGTCGCGGCGGATGCACTGGAAGAACGATTCGTGACGCATGGAAGTCCTGCTCTAAGGTGACGGGTGAAACGCGTGATGGGCGGCTGGAGCCGCGATCAACAACAGCAGCAGGACGAGCAGACGCAGCAGCAACCGGGGCAGAACATCCGAAGGAGGCGCGTCACCATTGTCATCACGCACGCTAGTTTGGTGCGAGGTTCACGAATCCTGCGACAGCGCGGAGGTGATGCGCGACGCGACGCGTGCGGGGCCGAGCAGCGGCAAGAGCAACGGCAGCTCGATGCCATGTTCCATCCCCGTCACCGCAAGTCGTATGGGCTGGAAAAGCGCCTTGCCTTTGACGCCGTGACGACGGCCCAATTCGTTGAGCCTTTCTCTTGACGTCGCATTCTCGAACCCGTCGGCGTTCGAACGGCGCGCGACCTCGGCAAGTTCGGCCACGAGCGATCGCGCCGATCCTTCCTTGAGCACGTCGCGCGCCGCATCGCCGAGCGTGACGTCGTCGCGCAGCAGTTCCTCGACCGCGGGTGCGACGTCGCTGAGGATCTCGACGTGATCGCCGATCGCGGCCGCGAGCCGTTTTCGCCACCTCGCGTCGCCAAGCTCGGGCGCTTGCACGACGCGCGGATCGCGAGCGGCCCACTCGATGAAGAGGGCCGCCCGTTCCTCGAGCGGCAGCGCGCGCACGTAGTGCGCGTTGAACCAGCGCAGTTTCGCGTGATCGAAGACGGCCGGGCTTTTGCTCACGCGCTCGATCGAAAATGCGCGCGCGAGCTCGTCAAGCGTGAAGAACTCGCGATCGTCTCCTGGCGACCAACCGAGGAGCGCCAGATAGTTGACGAGCGCCGGCGCCACGAAACCCTGTTCCCGGTACTCGCTCAGAGCGGTCGCGCCGTGCCGCTTCGACAGTTTCTGATGGTCGGGCGCGAGGATCATCGAGACGTGCGCGAAGAGCGGCAGCGGAAGTCCGAGTGCCTCGTAGAGGCTCACCTGCCGCGGCGTGTTCGGCAGATGTTCGTCGCCTCGGATCACGTGCGTGATCGCCATCTCGCTGTCGTCGATGACCGCGGCGAAGTTGTAGGCGGCATTGCCGTCGGACTTGACGATGACGAAATCGCCGATCGAGCCGGCGGGGAAGTGGACCGAGCCGCGCACGAGATCTTCGACGTAGACGTCGCGCTCGGGCATCTGGAAGCGGATCGCCGGTTTACGGCCTTCGCTTTCGAACGCGCTGCGCTGCGCGTGCGTCAGCTCGCGGCAGCGGCCGGAATACTTCGGCGCGAGGCCGCGCGCCTCGGCGGCCGCACGGTCTGCCTCGAGTTCTTCCGGGGTGCAGTAGCACGGATACGCGGCTTCGATTTCCAGCAGGCGTGCCGCAGCGAGACCGTAGCGATCGCGCCGCTCGGTCTGGCGATACGGCCCGTACGGCCCGCCGCGATCGACGCCCTCATCCCAATCGAGGCCGAGCCAGCGCAGATCGTCTTCGATGACCCGCTCCGACTCGATCGACGAGCGGGTGAGATCGGTGTCTTCCGATCGCAGCACGAGCGTGCCGCTGCGTCCACGCGCGAACAGATAGTTGAAGAGCGCCGTGCGTGCGCCGCCGACGTGGAGCGAGCCCGTCGGAGCAGGGGCGAAGCGGACGCGGACGAGGGCGCTCACCGCTTGTCTTCGAGGAGCGCGATGGCGTACGCCTCGATCCCGTCGCCGCTGCCTGTGAAGCCGAGTCCTTCGGTGCGCTTCGCTTTGACGCTGACGCGCCCGACCTCGATGCCGATCGCAGCAGCGAGCTCGTCGCGCATGCGCGCGACGTACGGGGCGAGCGACGGCCGCTCGGCGACGATCGTGCAGTCGACGTTGCCGACAGCGAAGCCGGCGTCCGAGACGAACCCAACCGCCTGGTGCAGCAGCTCGACACTGCGCGCGCCCGCGAACTTCGCATCTCCGCTCGGGAAGTGCGTGCCGCAGTCGCCGAGCGCCGCGGCCCCGAGGATCGCGTCGATGACCGCGTGCGCAACGACGTCCGCGTCCGAGAAGCCCTCGAGCCCGCGGCCGAACGATATCTCTACGCCCGCGAGGATGAGCGGACGATCCGCGACGAGCGGGTGCGCGTCGTAGCCGAGTCCAGCTCTCATGCCGTCGACGCCGCCCGGCGCCGTACGATCTGCTCCGCGACGATGAGGTCATCGGGCGTCGTGATCTTCAGATTGTCGTACGAGCCTTCGACGACGCTCACTTGCCCGGTACCGGCCCATTCGACGAGCATCGCATCGTCGGTGGCGACGAACCCTTCTGCTTCCGCCGCTGCGTACGCGCGGACGAGCGCGTCGACCGAAAATGCCTGCGGTGTCTGCGCCGCCCAAAGCGTCTCGCGTGGAAGACTGCGCGTGACGACGCCACCCTCGCTCACTTGTTTGATCGTGTCCTTCACCTGGACCGCCACGACGCTCGCGCCGCTCAACCGAGCCGCTGCGAGCGATCGCTCGACCATGTCTTCCGTCACGAACGGGCGCGCGCCGTCGTGGATGACGACGTAGTCGGCATCGGGCATCGATGCGCGCAAGCCCGCGAGTACGGAATCTTGACGCCGATCGCCGCCGGTGACGACGGCGCGGAGCTTCGACGCGCACGTCGCCCGCGCGAGCCGCTCGCACTCCTCGCGCTCGTCCGGCTCGCACACGACGACGACATCGTCGACGCAGCCGCAGTGCGCGATGACGTCGAGACACCACGAGACGACAGGTTTGCCGCAGAGATCGAGGAGCTGCTTGCGCACGCCGAGCCGCGAGCCGCGCCCGGCTGCCGCGACGATGGCGGTCACGTGGTTCAACGCTTCAGTTTCGCGAAGATCATCCGGCCGGCGGCGGTCTGCAGCACCGACGTCACTTCTATGCCGACCTGCTCGCCCTTCCGCTCGCGCCCGTTCTCGACGACGACCATCGTGCCGTCATCGAGGAACCCGACGCCCTGGTTCTGCTCCTTGCCTTCCTTGATGATGCTAACGGCCATCTCTTCGCCGGGCAGGGCGACGGCCTTCACGGCGTTGCTCAGCTCGTTGATGTTGAGGACGCCGACGCCTTGGAGCTTCGCGACGCGGTTGAGGTTGTAGTCGTTCGTCAAGATCTTGCCGCCGCGACGGCGCGCGAGCGTGACGAGTTTCGCGTCGACGTCATGATCTTCGGTCTGCTGATCGACGACGAGGAACTCGCGGCTGGCCGCCCGCAGGCGCTCGAGCACTTCCAGACCGCGTTTGCCTCGCGCTCGCCGGATGGGATCCGCCGAATCGGCCAGCATCTGCAGCTCGCCGAGGACGAAGCGCGGCACGACGAGCGGACCATCGACGAAGCCGCTGCCGACGATGTCGACGATGCGGCCGTCGATGATGACCGAAGTGTCGAGCAATTTCTCTTGGACGGTCGACGACCGCCTCGCGCGCTGGCGTCCGATACGAAATCCGAGAAACGCGAAGAATGCGACGATCGGCAGCCAGAGCGCGTAGAACGGCTCCGGGCCGTAGCGTTCGAACATGTGGAGGTCCTGATACGCCCCGCGCACCGAGAACATGATGATAAGACCGATGAGCAGCCCGATCGCGCCCGACAGCGCCTCGGACGCCGACATGCCGCCGAGGCTGAGCTCGACGACCGATGCCGCGCGGTCGAGGATGCGGCCGATCTGCGGACTGACGAAGAACGCGATGAGCGCGAGCGCGAGCGCGCCGCCCCATTCGATGATGTCGTCCTCGCTCGGCGTGAGGTGCGCGACGAAGCGCGCTACCATCCAACCGATAAGTCCGGCGAGGACGGCGATAGTGGCTCGCGCAAGGCCGCTCAAGCGATCGGCACTCCCTTCGAAGTTCGTTCCGACGGTTCGTCGATCTGCGGGACCAGGAACTCCGCGCAGACGTCGTTGGCGAGCAGGCGACCCGTGGCGGTCAGCCTCGCTCCATGCCCATCTGCTTCGAGAAGGCCCCTTGCTGAGCATTTTTTTATCGCGGCCGCGAACGCGACGGATATATCTATTCCGAAGCGCTTGAGGAAGTCCGCATCGCCGATGCCGTCCGCCGTTCGCAGCGCGAGCATCGCCGCCTCGCCTATCCTGCGCCCTCGTTCGAGGCGTTCGAACACGGCGCGCGGCGACGAGCCCTTCTCGATGGCCGCGCAATACGCGTCGAAATCGCGCTCGTTGCGGTAGCGCTCGCCGTTATCGTATCCCGCCGCAGACATACCATACGCGATGCAGTCCCGCTGACGCCAGTAGCCGACGTTGTGTTCGCAGCGATGTCCGGGGCGTGCGAAGTTCGACAGCTCGTAATGTTCGAATCCGGCGGACGAGAGGCGCGCATCGGCCTCGGTCAGCATATCGGCGACCGCGTCGTCATCGGGAAACGCCGCCGGCTCCCTCGCATGCCACGCGGCGTACGGCGTCGACGCTTCGATCGTCAGTCCGTAGACGGAGATGTGATCCGGCTCCAGCGCGATCGCGCGATCCAGCGACGTCGCGAACGATCCCGCCGTCTGACCCGGCGCGCCGGCGATGAGATCGATGGAGACGCTGTCGAACCCGGCACGTCGCGCCGCGCGAGCGAACGCTTCCGCTTGCGAAGCGGAGTGATCGCGGCCGAGCCGATGAAGCTCGCCGTCATCGAGCGACTGGACGCCGATCGAGACCCTCGTGACGCCGGCGTGCCGCCACTTCGGAAGGTCATCGACGTTCCGGCTCGGGTTCGCTTCGAGCGAGCACTCGATCGAGCCCGGTCGTATTCCGAAACGCTCGAAGAGCTGATCGAGCAGCCGCTCGAGACGATTCGCCTCGAGCGCGCTCGGCGTTCCACCGCCGAAGAAGATCGTCCGCACCGGTTTGTCCGGCAACGGACTTCGTTCGATCTCGGACGCGAGCGCAGACGTGTAGCGTTCGACGCGCTGTTGGACGTGACGCACGACCGCGAAATCGCAATACGGGCAGATGCGATCGCAAAACGGCAGGTGGACGTAGCAGCCGGCCGTGTCGTCGGAGACGGCGGCGTATCTGTCGGAGCTCATATCCGGCTCACACGATGAAGACAGTGCCGACGACTCCGGGCCCGGCGTGCGTGCCGACTGTCGGCCCGATCGTGCTGATGTAAAGCGATCCAAGGTCAGCCGCGGCCGAGATCCGGCCAGCGACGCTTTGAGCGAGGTCCGGCGCCATGCTGTGGATCACGGCGACGCGAGCGCCGTGCGTCCCCGAGAGACGCGCGGTCGCGATGTCGACGATCTGATCGACCGCTTTTTGGAACGTCCGGACCTTTGCATGTTCTTTGAGCGTGCCGTCGACCATCGTCAAGATCGGCACGATCTTGAGGACGTTGCCGACGAGTCCGCTCAGCTGCCCGATCCGGCCGCCCCGCGCCAAGTACGTCAGCGACGGGATCGTCGCGAAGAGCTGCACCTTCGGCACGTCGGCGCGCAACGCGGACCCTATGGCGTCGGCGTCTTCCCCGGCCGCGGCTCGACGCGCAGCGTCGAGTGCGAGAATGCCGATTCCGGCGCTCACAGACCGAGAATCGAGGACGTCGACCTTGCCGTCGCCGATCTCGTTCGCGGCGATCGCCGCGGCGTTGATCGTGCCCGACAACGTCGCAGGCAAGTGGATGGATATGATGCGGTCGGCGCCGCCGTCAAGCAGACGCCGATATGTCTGGGCGAAAAGCGCGGGCGTCGGCTGTGCAGTGATGGGCGTCGTCGGGCTCGCTTCGAGCTTGCGGTAGAAATCCGCCTCGCTGAGATCGACGCCGTCGCGAAACTCGTCGTTGCCGAAACGGATGGTGAGGGGCACGACCTCGATCCCGTGCTGACCGGCGAGCGCGCCCAGATCCGACGTCGAGTCGGTGACGATCGCGACGCGGCCGCTCATCGGGCCGCCTCCGCGTCATTCGCCGGAGCGATCGCGCGGGCGATCGTGCCGACGAGGTCTTGGCGGACGGCGCGAACCGCCGCGCGACAAGCACTGACCACCGCTTTTTTGTCGGTGCGGCCGTGGCCGACGAAACTGACGCCGCGGACGCCGAGCACCGGCGCGCCGCCGTACTCGCGATAATCCATGCGACCGCGGATCTCGCGTATCTTCGGCCGCAGAAGGAGCGCGCCGATCCGCGCCGCGAGCGACGTCGTCGCAGCCTCCTTCAACGCGCCGAAGATGTATTCTCCCGCGCCTTCGGCCAACTTGAGGGCGACGTTGCCGACGAAGCCGTCGCAGACGATGACGTCGACGGACCCGAGCAGCAGGTCGCGTCCTTCGACGTTGCCTGCGAACTCGATCGGCGCGTCGGCGAGCAGCGGCGTCGCCGCATCGATGAGCGCGTTTCCCTTGCCCTCTTCCTCGCCGATCGAAAGCAGGCCGACCTTCGGCCTGTCGACGCCAAGCACGGCGCGCGAGTACGCGCTTCCCATGATGGCGAACTGGACGAGCCACTCGGGCTTGCAATCGACGTTCGCACCTGCGTCGAGCACGAGCATCGGGCCGTTGCGCGCGGGCCAGATGGTCGCGAAGGCAGGCCGGGCGATGCCGGCAAGCGGGCGCAGCCGTATCATCGAGAACGCGAGAAACGCTCCGCTGTTGCCGGCGGAAAAGACGGCGTCCGCCTCGCCGTCGCGGACGAGCTCGAATGCCTTTGCCATCGACGTCACTGCGCCGCGGCGCACGGCGGCGACGGGCGCTTCGTCCATCGCGACGGTCTCGGGCGCATGCACGATCTCGATCTTCGCGCCACGCGCTGCCTGCTCGACGAGCGGCGCGATCTGCTTCTCGTCGCCGACGAGGATGAAGCGCGCGTCGAAAGCGGCTGCCGCCTGGAGCGTGCCGGCGACGATCTCGCGCGGTGCGTTGTCGCCGCCCATGGCGTCGATCGATATGCGGGGCGATTCAGCGCTCAATCGATATCACAAATTCGGATGACGGCTGACCGCCGTAGTACGTCTCGACCGTCATGGAGGGATACGTCTCGTGGATGACGCCGGCGATGTCCTCGGCGTCTTTGAGTTTGCGGCTGCCGCCGTAGTAGATCGTCGCAAGGCCGGCATCGCCGGCGCCTGCAGACGCGATCATCGCTACCGCGATCGATGGAGCGTCGGCCCCGGCCACGAGTTTTTCCGCGGTTCCGTTGCGCGCATCGAGCGCGCCGACGAGTTGGCTGCGCTTGACCGCGACGCCGCCCATCTCCGCATCGCGGCCGGCTTGGAAGATCGAGCCGCTCGCGACGATTTGCGACTCTCCGGCTATGTCTTCCGCCGCCGGCGTCGCGTCTTCCGGCAAGTTGACGAGCGAGAACAGTGCGGCGACGCCGTCGACGACCGTCCGCGTCGGGATGACGACGACTTTCCGGTCGGTCAGTTCGCCGACCTGGCGAGCCGCGAGGACGACGTTCTTGTCGTTCGGCAATAGATAGACGACGGGTGCGAGCACTTTGTTGACGGCGACGAGCAGGTCTTTCACAGACGGGTTCATCGTCGCGCCGCCGAGCACGGTGACGTCAGCGCCGAGCTCCTTCGATATCTTCGCGAACCCTTCGCCGGGCACGACCGCGACGATTCCGCGCGGCTTCGCTTC
This is a stretch of genomic DNA from Candidatus Eremiobacteraceae bacterium. It encodes these proteins:
- the cysE gene encoding serine O-acetyltransferase, giving the protein MRHESFFQCIRRDWRACFERDPAARNWLEVLLCYSGFHAIFWHRLTHPLYRLGVPVLPRVMSQWTRFFTGIEIHPGAEIASGLFIDHGMGVVIGETAEIGRDCTLYQGVTLGGTSLQRGKRHPTLEDGVVCGAGAKIIGAIVIGARSKIAAGAVVVKSVASDSTVVGVPGRVVMQDGKRVAEPIIPQVDMPDPEVEDIAALTARIDALEARIRTTEGQHGTSAL
- a CDS encoding PIN domain-containing protein yields the protein MSGLARATIAVLAGLIGWMVARFVAHLTPSEDDIIEWGGALALALIAFFVSPQIGRILDRAASVVELSLGGMSASEALSGAIGLLIGLIIMFSVRGAYQDLHMFERYGPEPFYALWLPIVAFFAFLGFRIGRQRARRSSTVQEKLLDTSVIIDGRIVDIVGSGFVDGPLVVPRFVLGELQMLADSADPIRRARGKRGLEVLERLRAASREFLVVDQQTEDHDVDAKLVTLARRRGGKILTNDYNLNRVAKLQGVGVLNINELSNAVKAVALPGEEMAVSIIKEGKEQNQGVGFLDDGTMVVVENGRERKGEQVGIEVTSVLQTAAGRMIFAKLKR
- the gltX gene encoding glutamate--tRNA ligase; this translates as MSALVRVRFAPAPTGSLHVGGARTALFNYLFARGRSGTLVLRSEDTDLTRSSIESERVIEDDLRWLGLDWDEGVDRGGPYGPYRQTERRDRYGLAAARLLEIEAAYPCYCTPEELEADRAAAEARGLAPKYSGRCRELTHAQRSAFESEGRKPAIRFQMPERDVYVEDLVRGSVHFPAGSIGDFVIVKSDGNAAYNFAAVIDDSEMAITHVIRGDEHLPNTPRQVSLYEALGLPLPLFAHVSMILAPDHQKLSKRHGATALSEYREQGFVAPALVNYLALLGWSPGDDREFFTLDELARAFSIERVSKSPAVFDHAKLRWFNAHYVRALPLEERAALFIEWAARDPRVVQAPELGDARWRKRLAAAIGDHVEILSDVAPAVEELLRDDVTLGDAARDVLKEGSARSLVAELAEVARRSNADGFENATSRERLNELGRRHGVKGKALFQPIRLAVTGMEHGIELPLLLPLLGPARVASRITSALSQDS
- the ispF gene encoding 2-C-methyl-D-erythritol 2,4-cyclodiphosphate synthase; the encoded protein is MRAGLGYDAHPLVADRPLILAGVEISFGRGLEGFSDADVVAHAVIDAILGAAALGDCGTHFPSGDAKFAGARSVELLHQAVGFVSDAGFAVGNVDCTIVAERPSLAPYVARMRDELAAAIGIEVGRVSVKAKRTEGLGFTGSGDGIEAYAIALLEDKR
- a CDS encoding DegV family protein, yielding MSGRVAIVTDSTSDLGALAGQHGIEVVPLTIRFGNDEFRDGVDLSEADFYRKLEASPTTPITAQPTPALFAQTYRRLLDGGADRIISIHLPATLSGTINAAAIAANEIGDGKVDVLDSRSVSAGIGILALDAARRAAAGEDADAIGSALRADVPKVQLFATIPSLTYLARGGRIGQLSGLVGNVLKIVPILTMVDGTLKEHAKVRTFQKAVDQIVDIATARLSGTHGARVAVIHSMAPDLAQSVAGRISAAADLGSLYISTIGPTVGTHAGPGVVGTVFIV
- the ispD gene encoding 2-C-methyl-D-erythritol 4-phosphate cytidylyltransferase; the protein is MTAIVAAAGRGSRLGVRKQLLDLCGKPVVSWCLDVIAHCGCVDDVVVVCEPDEREECERLARATCASKLRAVVTGGDRRQDSVLAGLRASMPDADYVVIHDGARPFVTEDMVERSLAAARLSGASVVAVQVKDTIKQVSEGGVVTRSLPRETLWAAQTPQAFSVDALVRAYAAAEAEGFVATDDAMLVEWAGTGQVSVVEGSYDNLKITTPDDLIVAEQIVRRRAASTA
- the plsX gene encoding phosphate acyltransferase PlsX encodes the protein MSAESPRISIDAMGGDNAPREIVAGTLQAAAAFDARFILVGDEKQIAPLVEQAARGAKIEIVHAPETVAMDEAPVAAVRRGAVTSMAKAFELVRDGEADAVFSAGNSGAFLAFSMIRLRPLAGIARPAFATIWPARNGPMLVLDAGANVDCKPEWLVQFAIMGSAYSRAVLGVDRPKVGLLSIGEEEGKGNALIDAATPLLADAPIEFAGNVEGRDLLLGSVDVIVCDGFVGNVALKLAEGAGEYIFGALKEAATTSLAARIGALLLRPKIREIRGRMDYREYGGAPVLGVRGVSFVGHGRTDKKAVVSACRAAVRAVRQDLVGTIARAIAPANDAEAAR
- the hemW gene encoding radical SAM family heme chaperone HemW, coding for MSSDRYAAVSDDTAGCYVHLPFCDRICPYCDFAVVRHVQQRVERYTSALASEIERSPLPDKPVRTIFFGGGTPSALEANRLERLLDQLFERFGIRPGSIECSLEANPSRNVDDLPKWRHAGVTRVSIGVQSLDDGELHRLGRDHSASQAEAFARAARRAGFDSVSIDLIAGAPGQTAGSFATSLDRAIALEPDHISVYGLTIEASTPYAAWHAREPAAFPDDDAVADMLTEADARLSSAGFEHYELSNFARPGHRCEHNVGYWRQRDCIAYGMSAAGYDNGERYRNERDFDAYCAAIEKGSSPRAVFERLERGRRIGEAAMLALRTADGIGDADFLKRFGIDISVAFAAAIKKCSARGLLEADGHGARLTATGRLLANDVCAEFLVPQIDEPSERTSKGVPIA